Genomic DNA from Comamonas resistens:
GAGAGGCCTTACAGTAGCACGTGGCCGCTGGTCACGGTGATGGTATGGCCGCCCACCCAGAGCTTGCCGTTGTTGCCGGTCTGCACATGGACCTGCCCGTCGCGGCCCACGCATACCCCCTGGGCTGCGGTATAGGGCGTTTGCAGCAGGCCCTTGCCCGTCAGCCACTGAGCCAGCGCTGCGTTGAGGCTGCCGGTGACGGGGTCTTCGCTGGCGGTTTCACCGATCAGAGCACGAACTTCCAGCTGAGGATGGGTAGAGGCGCTCTTGCCCTGCGCTGCTTCCTCGGCTTGCTTGGCAAAGGCGCGCGCCTCGCGGCTGGAGCGGCCTATCAACGGAGCATCCTCTTGCTCCTCGTAAATGGCAGCCAGACCGGCCTTGGCGTCCAGCTTTTTGAGCGCGCCAAAGTCCGGCTCCACCGCCAGCACGGTATCGGGGTGGTCCAGCAGCAGGCCCAGCCAGGCCGAGCCGTTGTAGAGGCGGCGCGCCATCAGCAACTGTTCACGCGCAAGGCCCAGTGCTTGCAGCACGGGGGCCAGCTCGGCTTCCGGCACCTCCTGGGAGTCCAGGGAGGGGGCTTCAAAAAACAGAGCGCCTTGCGCGCTTGCCGTAATGGGTACCAGCCCTTTTTTGCATTCCTGCAGCACTTGATCCGGATTGCGCGGCTGGCCGCCCTGGGCCAGCCAGGCGTGGCAGCTGCCCAGTGTGGGGTGACCGGCAAAAGCCAGCTCGCCCGCGGGCGTGAAGATGCGCAGCAGATAGTCGGCGCCTGCGGCCAGCCCGTCGGCACTGGGTTGCATCACAAACGTGGTTTCGGACAGATTGGTCCAGCGTGCAAAAGCCTGCATCTGTGTGTCGCTCAAGCCATCGGCGTTCAGCACCACGGCCACGGGGTTGCCGAGCAGCGCGGTTTGCGTGAACACGTCCACGGTCATATAGGGACGGGAGATGGGGCTGGTTGAGACGTTGGCAGACATGGGCAGCGATTGTCGGCAAAAAGAAAAACCGGCGCAGGGCCGGTTGATGAGGCATTGCACATGCCATGGGGTATCAGAGACGCCGAGCAAGAGCCTAGGCGGCCCCGCCGCCTTGCGGCGATGGCGTCGTCCCCCTCCCGCGAAGCGAGAGAGGGGGAAGGCGGGGCCGCCTAGGCGCGGAGCGCCTCAGGGGGAGCCTTCAGATCAGAGGCTGGCCTTGATCGCGTCGGCCAGCGACTTGATGCCGGTGTTGATTTGCTCGGCGGACACCGTCACATACGACAGGCGCAGCGTGTTGTTTTGTGCATCGCCGGCATAGAAGGGGGCGCCGGGCACAAAGGCCATATTGCGTTCCACGGCCTTGGCCAGCAGCGCCTGTGCATCCATGCCAGCGGGCAACTTGACCCAGAGGAACATGCCGCCCACGGGGCGTGTCCACTTCACGTCGAGGCCGGCCATCTCGCGCTCCAGCGCCATCAGCATCACATCGCGCTGGGCCTTGTACATGGCGCGGATGGTGGGCACATGGCGGTCCAGGAAACCGTCCTTGATGACTTCGGCCACCACGCGCTGGTTGAAGCTGGGGGTGTGCAGGTCGGCGGCCTGCTTGGCCTGGGTCAGCTTGCCGTAGACGGACTTGGGCGCCACGATGAAGCCGATGCGCAGGCC
This window encodes:
- a CDS encoding PhzF family phenazine biosynthesis protein, whose protein sequence is MSANVSTSPISRPYMTVDVFTQTALLGNPVAVVLNADGLSDTQMQAFARWTNLSETTFVMQPSADGLAAGADYLLRIFTPAGELAFAGHPTLGSCHAWLAQGGQPRNPDQVLQECKKGLVPITASAQGALFFEAPSLDSQEVPEAELAPVLQALGLAREQLLMARRLYNGSAWLGLLLDHPDTVLAVEPDFGALKKLDAKAGLAAIYEEQEDAPLIGRSSREARAFAKQAEEAAQGKSASTHPQLEVRALIGETASEDPVTGSLNAALAQWLTGKGLLQTPYTAAQGVCVGRDGQVHVQTGNNGKLWVGGHTITVTSGHVLL